In a single window of the Arachis hypogaea cultivar Tifrunner chromosome 6, arahy.Tifrunner.gnm2.J5K5, whole genome shotgun sequence genome:
- the LOC112805480 gene encoding uncharacterized protein — protein MWFLQICLRCRRRGHRAKNCPEVQVGSNYDKYCYNCGETGHSLANCPHHVQEGGTKFAECFVCKQQGHLSKNCPQNAHGIYPKGGCCKICGGVTHLVRDCPEKEWYLYYAKLITPFLPSAMRLRNEQRPCGTVTKFVSGDDIEDDFMIDDINNRDKDKSSKSKDGQAKPKKGPKVVNFS, from the exons ATGTGGTTTTTACAGATATGCTTGCGGTGTCGACGGCGTGGTCACCGAGCTAAGAATTGCCCCGAAGTTCAAGTTGGTTCCAATTATGACAAGTATTGTTACAATTGTGGAGAAACTGGTCATTCACTTGCAAATTGTCCCCACCATGTTCAAGAAG GAGGGACAAAGTTTGCAGAGTGCTTTGTCTGTAAACAGCAAGGACACTTGAGTAAAAACTGCCCTCAAAATGCTCATGGCATCTATCCTAAg GGTGGTTGTTGTAAAATATGTGGTGGCGTGACACATTTGGTAAGGGATTGCCCCGAAAAAG AATGGTACTTGTATTATGCAAAGCTTATAACTCCATTTCTTCCTTCAGCAATGAGACTGAGAAATGAACAGAGGCCTTGTGGAACGGTAACCAAATTTGTGAGTGGGGATGACATTGAGGATGACTTCATGATAGATGACATAAATAACAGAGACAAGGACAAGTCCTCAAAGTCCAAAGACGGTCAAGCAAAACCAAAAAAGGGTCCTAAAGTTGTGAACTTCAGCTAA